In Salvia miltiorrhiza cultivar Shanhuang (shh) chromosome 4, IMPLAD_Smil_shh, whole genome shotgun sequence, the DNA window AATCCTCCAACCTGAGCGGTCTTAAAACTGGAACTCCATCAATTTTGCCACCCTGCAAGGAGATCATCATGGATGCTAAGAACAAAGGTATAGTCAAGTTGGAAAGAAACGAAACGTGTATTCTGATATGAGAGCGAATAAAAGACACTTGTGAACCCTACTTATTTTCCTGGAGGACTCATGAGTTCCTGTCTTTATCCTTCAAGAGAACTTTTGAGCAACATTTACAGTGACAGTCATTACATCTATAATCATGCATTTCGTCTCCCCAAGATGCTTGGACCCAATGTTCAATTAAAATGTTCCTAAACCTTCCTACCATTATATCCTTTTATGACGTGAGTAACATTGTAATGACGTCACAGCATGGAAGACCTAAAGCTATAATGTTTTCCATGTGCATGCATAAACAACTGACATAGATAAGGAACCTTATAATAGGATAAGGTAGTTTATAATGCACTATGTTCGCTTTAATGAGTTGATTGTAAAGGGCTTCGTGACTACAACCAACAGACTGAAGGGTTATCAGTTGTCACTGCAATGCAATGTTGAAGCAGAAAAATCATAAGATTTTGTATTTGTTCACCTTGATTTCTTCTTCCAGCAACTCTTGGACAGGTCTGTATGCTGCAGCAATACAGAGGTTCTGTAATATAAAATGCGAAAAGTAGTTAAGAATAAGTAGCAATAAACTCTATTTTGCAAAGTATGAAACTCTGTCATCACCTTTAGGTCGCTCCCGGAATAACCTTCAGTAGAATTTGCAAGTTGTTCCAAGGGAAACCCAGTTTCTAGATTTTCTCGAGCTAGAATTATCTTGAGTATTTTATGACGATTATCAGCATCTGGCAGGTCGACATAAATCCTAATGTCCAGCAAACATATCACATCAGAGTGGCAGTTCATGAATCTTAGACTTCTTAGTTTTTCGTATGAGCAATAGACATGAAACAGATATTTGGTAATTGACATAGAGGAAAATTTTACTCGGTGCAAAAATTTACCTTCTTGGCAAACGACGAATGACAGCATCATCCAGGTCAAATGGCCTATTTGTAGCACCAAGTACAAGGATTCTCTGGCTGTCTTTTGACCTCAAGCCATCCCAAGCTGCCATAAATTCATTACGCATTCTTCTAGTTGCCTCATGCTCAAAAGCACCGCCACGGGCACCAAGTAAGCTGTCAACCTGCACTCAGCACATGGGGAACGATAGTAATGAAGCCAATGCAGGACTGTCTCAGTTGCAAAGATGCACTAATCTGCTGTCAGATTTCATCATTCCAAATATCATTCTTATGAAATTGCACTGAAAGATACTGAATGAAGTAGCATGAGCAAGGTTTCAGTGACTTGAACTATTCGCTTAGCATATAGTCCACAAGGAAGTAAAAAAGACGGAAGAGGTCTCACCTCATCAATGAAAATTATAACAGGAGCCAGCTTGCTGGCAAAGGAGAAAAGCGCTCGAGTAAGTTTTTCAGCATCGCCAAACCACTGCATCAAAAGGCAAGCAAAAACTATTAACCAATATATATGGATTCGCTGGTGGAAGCTTTAAGAATAAACAGATATATGCACTATGTGAGTTCATCACTGTTCTGCTTTTCAAGGTCTTAGGATAAAGGATAATACTGTTTATTACTTGTCATAAAGTTCAAGCATGCATCCTACTTAGTATGATGTTGATTTCCCCCTTTCAGCCATGTTCAAGTACCATCATTCAATTCATGATCTTACTTTAATATCTTGTTCACATATTTTAGTGCTGCAAATTCACATTGTGTACAACACGTGGTTTTAGATGCAACATAATAGACCAGGGATCTAGGTAATCAGAGAATTCTTTTtctaagaaacaaaaaaaaattattgattatGATTAAAAAACAGAGTACAATGGAATGAGGAATCCCATAGAATAATAGAGAAAATATACAAGACAATAGTCTGATGTCTAGCCAAGTCAGATAGTGAGACAACCTTTAATTCTTTATGGATTGAAAATTGAGACTCATGAAGCAACTATTAATTTGATCATATTCCCCACCCATTAGGGACTCTACAAAGAAAAGATGGCTGAGAGAGCTCTGCCATTACAAATGCACAAAGAGATGACTGTGATGCTCACTAACAACCATGAGAAGTattacttttcacattttcttGGTGCAGCAAATGGATACCCAAAAAGATAAAATTTAATACGCTGTTAAATTGGTTACAGTTGCAACAATCTTGAACAGATTACTTGCTATTACATCCACTAGAAGTCAAATTAAATTTCAGAGGCGCATGAACCATGCATGAAGACCACAAACAAACTATCTTTCTGACTAAGGAATAACAACGGAGGATAAGTTCAAAAAGCACTTGGATATTATTTCACTTACCTTAGATGTAAGTGTTGAACCAGTAATGCTAATGAAATTTGCACCAGCTTCTGTTGCAAGGGCCTTCGCCAGAAGGGTTTTTCCAGTTCCAGGGGGACCAAAAAGTAATATCCCTTTGCAAGGCTGGAAAAGAACATTTACAACTGTGAAGGGGAAACTGAATTGAAAATCGCAAATATGTGTAACAGTAACCAACCCGCAGCAAATTTCCACTGGAGAAAAGCTCAGGTCTCCGCATAGGCAGAATCACAAGTTCATTTAGTGCCTTCTTCACGTCTTCAAGTGCACCCACATCATCAAATTTCACACCAATCTCTCCGGGAGGAACCACTGCTGAAACAAAGTTGGTCTCGTACTCATCCTTAGCAAGATTCTGCAATAAGTATTGCTTCAATATAATAGAAAAGATGCAAAGTCAATCATGATAAAAGTAAGCAAAAACCTTCAAATTTTGGGACGGCTTCTTCGAAGCTGTTTCCTGCTCCATTAACCTCAAAATTGCAAGTTCAAGGCTACACAAGACAAATTACAGCAATCAACATGATAGGGATAAAAGCTGGTTCTCAGAAAACCACAAGCAGAGGGATAGTTACCTTTCACGAGGAACCTGCAACTGATCCCCCTTGACTGAAGGAAGGAGACATGACGAAAGGTAATGACTTTTGGCCCAGCCCACCACCTTCTCTGCTTCTGAAATtcattgaaaagaaaaagataacatGCAGCCATAAGAAAATTGAATAGAAGAATAGTAATTTTGATAAGTTTAATCTTCTCCATCATTTTTAACATGAATAATGCACCATCTACCGCACCATGATCTCAAAGGCTTCACTATTCAAAGCAAAAGAAACAAGAATAAACTGAAGTTTGACATATTTTACTATGGGGCTCATGACTCATATGTTACAACACTTCTTGTTGGTATCTGAGTTAATTCATCATTCATGGCGGTTAACGTTGATGTCATCCCATATCATCATTTAGATGAAGCACGCCACTTATTCACAAAGTAAAAGCATCCTACCAATTTTCATCCCAGAGATACTTTACCAGTTAAATAATTCCATAATGCACCAGGACGAGTAGGGCAACAAAAGAATCACTCTACATAAGAAACCTGTCCTTTTCagaccacttttttttttagaaaattccTCAGACCACTTTGATACAAGAGAATTCTAAACATAGATGCTGTAACTAAGACATAAATTCAGAAGAACTGAACAAGATCTTTAGATCAAATCTATTAGCATGCAGGAGTTCTAATTTTAGCATACTAATTTACATTTAAACACAGATCTACAAATAAGTTTCTTACTCTGTTTTGACAATACAACACCATCTGTTTTTAGATGTAACAAGTCTATGCATGATAAGTTGTGTTCCTCAAGAACCTGAAATAAACAGACACAAGCTCTTAATTAAAGAGACAAAAAACAAGCAGCTCTGTTGGCAGAATGGAAACCAAACAAAATAAAGTATGTCAACACGTGACTGCAACGCAACTGCAGTCACAAGTCTGCAACGCAAGAACAGATAAGTCTGCAACGCAATTGCAAATGTACCTTGTGCAATTCGCTCAAGTTGCTTCGTGATATTACTATTTTCTTGTCTTCCTCAATCTGTTTGTTTAAAATCCTCAAGAGATCTTCCTCCTGTGATCATCAAGAAACATCCCGCAATCACTTCCTACCAACAtccaaaatgaaataaatttttaaacgaTAATGATATTATAAAGAAGTACCTTCGGCAGATCTAAACACATCACGTTAGCGAATAGCTTATATAAGTCATCCTCTGCAGACCGTTTAGAAGGTCTTAATCCCTCTGCCAGTCTCTTCAAAAGAGGCTGAGAAAGAAACACCAAATATCTGAGATAATATCAAGAATAGTATAGTCCTGTTAAGTCTAATACTGTTAAACAAAGCTTTGGAGAGCAAATGAATATTAAAAAGTTTTAATGCTAGTGAGAGTTACCAACTTAGCAAGACGGCCCAAGTTTGGAAGTATCATTGTCTGTCAaaaaccaaaagaaaggtcAAGAGGCTTTTGCCTTGCTGAGCAATAGGAGCAACAAATGATCATGCCCTGCTGAGCATAAGAAGGCACAAGTAGAATCTGTTTATCACAAATTGGAACTTACAAATTTGTCCTTCTCTTTTGAGTTTGATTCTGTTTCCAATTTATTTTGTCCACAAATCAAGACCAGAGGACCTGATAATTTGTCGAACATCTCTTGCATCTTACTAACAAACTCTTTCCGATCCGACTTCGGGACTGCCCTTGACAGCCAGAGAGAAGAATCTGGAAAGTAGACCACAAGTGGCTGTTGCGACTCCAAAATCTGCATTAATCATGCAAAAATGTCATTCCGGAAACTAAAAGAACCCCATATATGAAATTTTTTCGAAACATAGTTTTCTTATGGTCATCTAAATCTTGTACCTCACAAAGCACCTCCATTGCAATATAGCTGTCATGTGTTTGAGAATTAAGATCAGGTTCGAGGACCTTCACTGCAATTTGAAGATGATGAAAGGGGTTTCATCATGGTTTCATATTGTGCAAACATCATAGAAGAGAACTACTACAATATATCATCATACTGAAGGTATTTGAAAGTAtatataaaatacaataaaactAGTGTTCTAGGCTCTAACAGTGGCATTCAGTAAGTAATACATACCATTAAGCCAACACACTGAAGGTTTTGCAGTAGCTTCAGCACTTTTTGCTTCCTTTATTTCCTCTGTTCTCTGGCAACTAATACCAAATACAACGGCTACTTGGTCTTCATTCACTTCATAAACCTCTCCTCGTTGACCGCTAGACAAGATCCTGAAAAGATATAGTTTTTTGAAAAATCCACCAAATCAAGGAAAATGAAACTGCAAACGTAGTGGAAACTAGAAACTATCAGCAAAGGCACTGATGAGGAAACAAAAGAATGCATGCCAAACAGCTAGATGAGTACATGTTTCAATTAGCTGTTCCAGAAATTCAACAAACATTCTATTTTAGGACACGAGATTAGTAGCTACTCCACATGCATTTGAACAACTTACCAACCCACCTGCTACGAATAATAGTATAAGCATTTGTTGGACCATCCGATGTTTGTATCTTCCCCAATACAATCCTGTGACGAATTGGATATGTCAATGATAAGGTGCAGACAAGTTGAAAGATTATGGCCAAATGCGCTTTTCTGAGTCTCGTATGTAAATGAGGAACACCCCAACCCCCAACCACTACCCCCACTCTGACAGCCGGAATGAGCAAGAAGAACTATAAAGCTGGAAAGATCCTCAATTCCCAGATTACATTTCTTTATAGTCAGGTTCCCTCTTTCCAGTGACGAATCTTGGATTCTAAAGTATTTGGAAGGTCAAAAGGATATATATGCTATTGGTTTAGCCGAAACTAGCTTTAATCTGACTCTTCAGCATTACAATAATACAGGCTTTTGATAGAGAAATTTTCCCACATTAAAAACTTAATCCAGTATGAAACTGAAGACAGTGGAAAAAATAATCCGAAGCAAGAACATGCACATCATTTGGTACAGCCTAATACAAGAATGTATTATATGTAGTAACTCTATATCCTAAAATTCAAAAGCATGCCTTAATAACTTGAGCTAGAATAACATTAAAATTATTCAACTGGATCCCAGCTGCATCCTCTAATGATTTATTATATCTGACTCTTATAATATGCTCTTCATGATTACTTTTGAAGGAATCGACATTTTTTCTGACCTTTCCTGAACTTGAGGCATACTTCTAAAAGATGGTAATGGGGTCTCAAAGTTTTCTTATAGAGGATTGATTATAGGAAATCAATTGTGGTGGATGGTATTTGTTTTCTTGTCAAGTGCAGCATGGAAGAATTTCTAAGCTTGCTCCTTCAGTTTCTTAGACACTAAAATGAATTCTCTCAATACAACCAATAAAAAGGATGGAAGGATCTACAGAAAACAAGAGGGAGCAATTATAGTGAGCAATACAACCagtaaaacttatacaagagaTGTAATGACAAGGGAAAGTGGATAACaacaaaaacaataaatttGTCATATTGAATTTGCAATAATTGATTCTACATGATACATGATGTATAGGGTACCATATTAATAAGGAAATTTGGAATTCAATAAAACAAACTGAAAGAACCGGCCTCAGTGATGAACATCggaaatgcaacaaaaaaatatctaaagtaAATAACACCATTGAAGCACATCCAGCAACAAGTTTCATAAGCAATCAAGTTAACAATGTTCACATTTGTTCACATTCTTGATTGAAAAGGCCAAAAGCTAAGTTTCTTGACAAATATCATGTGAAGACAATTACCTATTGTTTGCTTCAATGGTAGTGGATGGTCCAATGTACTTCACTCGATCCCCTGGTGAAAGAATAATATGATGTATCACAGGAAGAACTGACAGCTTATAACGAGAAGATTGTAATGAAAAAATATGTGAAATAATTTGCAGGCTAAAGTAAAAGACAATCGTATGGAGACTTTCATTACACGATAAAAGAAAAAACTATGATCCCCTTCATCTATAATTCAAGTGATTGAGTTGGCTGCGCATGCCCAAACTTCTATTTGCAGAAATCGCAAAATGGTCTTTAATGATGTAATGTAAGAGAGGAAAGGAGCAGATTAAGAACGAAGAGTAAGAAGAAGAATTACCAAGCTCTTAACAAGAATGAGGCCATCACCTGAATATGCAAGCTCATATGCAATGTCATGGTGTAGAAAGACAAAATGTAGCTAGAAATTTTCTGTTAATTGTGCCCGTGCCCGAGAGATTGTGTACTCAAGTTGGATCTTTCAAGACACCTCCAGCAGTAACATAAATTTGTACAGTTGTGCTTACAATTAATTTGGTAGCACCAAAAGGTATGTTACCTTTCTTTAGTTTATGGCTGGCCATATTAGATGTTTCTGAAGTTTCTGGCTTTGAAGATATGGAGGAGCTTTCAGATTCACCAGAAACACTCTGCAATACAAAGATCACAAACTattaatacacacacacacacatatatatatatatactccctccgtccgccaagattatgtcacaattactatatcgggcgtccgctaAGATTAtatcactttccttttatggcaatggtcccaccatcctctttaatattttatccttactaacactctttatttacaaaaaaaccactcaaaactcaatctcaaccactcatctcataaagtggtgggaccctttctccactacatcaaaatcatcaccaattttattaaatcccgtgcccaagcaaattgccataatcttggcggacggagggagtataagttatAGAGATTCACATCTCCTCATGGAGATCCAAACTACATCTATTACTTATGCGACCTAATTTCCAACAATTTCAGGTGAATGGATGGATTATCCCACTTATTCAATAGCATATAATAGAAATTGAGAAGTTTCTTGATCAGGCACACCATCATTAATGTGTGCTAAATATGAAAGCTGCTTATTAAGTTCTATAGATAATCATCAGGTGAAAACACGGCATTGTTATCTTCTTATTCCCCCCTTTCATTCTCCTTATGAGCCCTAATACAGCTCAATACTTCATAAATAAAAAGGCCTCACCTTCTCAAACTCTTCAATACTGCATGGG includes these proteins:
- the LOC131019956 gene encoding uncharacterized protein LOC131019956 isoform X1, producing the protein MYARTLKYRNQWNYVVQRSKYFCSSSYYTGQYLSTAARASSLVERYVSNSSPLSGFSSKRWCRRSSSRPDVGWINSSLRFYSSEGDGRNASEDKRVPDKDVVECEKEKIPKENIADNARHCDAHARLGEHDQREWLKNEKISMDNKKKESPFLTRRERFRNEFLRRITPWEKITVSWDNFPYYIPEHTKNLLVECTASHLKHKKLTTDYGGRLTSASGRILLRSIPGTELYRERLVRAVARDLQVPVLVLDSSILAPYDFNEDESESDEENECTSESEVEDENDASNEEDYTSSGEARTDGSDDEVDINVSAENLRKLLPCSIEEFEKSVSGESESSSISSKPETSETSNMASHKLKKGDRVKYIGPSTTIEANNRIVLGKIQTSDGPTNAYTIIRSRILSSGQRGEVYEVNEDQVAVVFGISCQRTEEIKEAKSAEATAKPSVCWLNVKVLEPDLNSQTHDSYIAMEVLCEILESQQPLVVYFPDSSLWLSRAVPKSDRKEFVSKMQEMFDKLSGPLVLICGQNKLETESNSKEKDKFTMILPNLGRLAKLPLLKRLAEGLRPSKRSAEDDLYKLFANVMCLDLPKEEDLLRILNKQIEEDKKIVISRSNLSELHKVLEEHNLSCIDLLHLKTDGVVLSKQKAEKVVGWAKSHYLSSCLLPSVKGDQLQVPRESLELAILRLMEQETASKKPSQNLKNLAKDEYETNFVSAVVPPGEIGVKFDDVGALEDVKKALNELVILPMRRPELFSSGNLLRPCKGILLFGPPGTGKTLLAKALATEAGANFISITGSTLTSKWFGDAEKLTRALFSFASKLAPVIIFIDEVDSLLGARGGAFEHEATRRMRNEFMAAWDGLRSKDSQRILVLGATNRPFDLDDAVIRRLPRRIYVDLPDADNRHKILKIILARENLETGFPLEQLANSTEGYSGSDLKNLCIAAAYRPVQELLEEEIKGGKIDGVPVLRPLRLEDFTHAKTKVGPSVAFDAATMNELRKWNEQYGEGGSRKKSPFGF
- the LOC131019956 gene encoding uncharacterized protein LOC131019956 isoform X2; the protein is MYARTLKYRNQWNYVVQRSKYFCSSSYYTGQYLSTAARASSLVERYVSNSSPLSGFSSKRWCRRSSSRPDVGWINSSLRFYSSEGDGRNASEDKRVPDKDVVECEKEKIPKENIADNARHCDAHARLGEHDQREWLKNEKISMDNKKKESPFLTRRERFRNEFLRRITPWEKITVSWDNFPYYIPEHTKNLLVECTASHLKHKKLTTDYGGRLTSASGRILLRSIPGTELYRERLVRAVARDLQVPVLVLDSSILAPYDFNEDESESDEENECTSESEVEDENDASNEEDYTSSGEARTDGSDDEVDINVSAENLRKLLPCSIEEFEKSVSGESESSSISSKPETSETSNMASHKLKKGDRVKYIGPSTTIEANNRILSSGQRGEVYEVNEDQVAVVFGISCQRTEEIKEAKSAEATAKPSVCWLNVKVLEPDLNSQTHDSYIAMEVLCEILESQQPLVVYFPDSSLWLSRAVPKSDRKEFVSKMQEMFDKLSGPLVLICGQNKLETESNSKEKDKFTMILPNLGRLAKLPLLKRLAEGLRPSKRSAEDDLYKLFANVMCLDLPKEEDLLRILNKQIEEDKKIVISRSNLSELHKVLEEHNLSCIDLLHLKTDGVVLSKQKAEKVVGWAKSHYLSSCLLPSVKGDQLQVPRESLELAILRLMEQETASKKPSQNLKNLAKDEYETNFVSAVVPPGEIGVKFDDVGALEDVKKALNELVILPMRRPELFSSGNLLRPCKGILLFGPPGTGKTLLAKALATEAGANFISITGSTLTSKWFGDAEKLTRALFSFASKLAPVIIFIDEVDSLLGARGGAFEHEATRRMRNEFMAAWDGLRSKDSQRILVLGATNRPFDLDDAVIRRLPRRIYVDLPDADNRHKILKIILARENLETGFPLEQLANSTEGYSGSDLKNLCIAAAYRPVQELLEEEIKGGKIDGVPVLRPLRLEDFTHAKTKVGPSVAFDAATMNELRKWNEQYGEGGSRKKSPFGF